The following coding sequences lie in one candidate division KSB1 bacterium genomic window:
- a CDS encoding GWxTD domain-containing protein, whose translation MKATGVLIIAGLLLAFAEGLAQVEMSGASDQEVPVFHFDVVNVASPVDTNLSRLRIFVKIAYDELSFVRTDSGYLARYEVSMVLFDERGEQAAGKILSRHILTTDFDATNSRTDFDITEADFDVRPSDYRLAIGLMDMETRRTGNRKAKVLARDFFHSPLSLSDVLLASFFEGQKTSFLSGRSKETGDRHPKSLNASFEIYSRTNSDSVRIDYTVRNSRNERVLRGSYWKRKVGLCTPETLQIDPRKLQPGRYFLQLAVSDGILKDHVEKMFNASWSGLPPTISDLELAIEQVRYIATRDEWSKLKKAKPEEKPKLFQEFWARRDPTPGTPANEAMDEHYRRVQYANENFSGFQEGWKTDMGMVYIVLGPPDDIERHPFDVDSKPYEIWYYYSINRQFIFVDENGFGEYRLYNPYALWDWQRMQE comes from the coding sequence ATGAAGGCCACGGGAGTGTTGATCATCGCAGGTTTGCTTCTGGCCTTTGCGGAGGGGTTGGCTCAGGTGGAGATGAGCGGCGCCTCCGATCAGGAGGTTCCGGTCTTTCACTTTGACGTGGTCAACGTAGCATCGCCGGTCGATACCAACCTCTCCCGCTTGCGAATCTTCGTCAAGATCGCCTATGACGAGCTATCCTTCGTGCGCACCGATAGCGGCTACCTTGCCCGCTATGAAGTCTCTATGGTCCTTTTTGACGAGCGCGGCGAGCAGGCTGCAGGAAAGATCTTGAGCCGGCACATCCTGACCACGGACTTTGACGCCACCAATTCCCGGACCGACTTCGACATCACCGAGGCCGATTTTGACGTCCGACCAAGCGACTACCGCCTTGCCATCGGCCTCATGGACATGGAGACAAGGCGGACCGGTAACCGCAAGGCAAAAGTTCTCGCCCGGGATTTCTTCCACTCCCCCCTTTCCCTGAGTGATGTGTTGCTGGCGTCGTTCTTTGAGGGTCAGAAGACGAGCTTCCTTTCCGGCAGGTCCAAAGAGACCGGCGACAGGCATCCGAAAAGCCTGAATGCGTCTTTTGAGATCTACAGCCGCACCAATTCGGATTCCGTGCGCATCGATTACACGGTCCGCAACAGCCGCAACGAGAGGGTCCTGCGGGGCAGCTACTGGAAGCGTAAGGTGGGCCTCTGCACCCCCGAGACCCTCCAAATCGATCCTCGGAAGCTGCAACCTGGGCGGTATTTCCTCCAGCTTGCGGTGAGCGATGGGATTCTCAAGGATCACGTGGAGAAGATGTTCAACGCCAGCTGGTCCGGGTTGCCACCGACCATTTCGGATCTGGAGCTGGCCATCGAGCAGGTGCGCTACATTGCCACGCGGGATGAGTGGAGCAAGCTCAAGAAGGCCAAGCCCGAGGAGAAGCCAAAGCTGTTCCAGGAGTTCTGGGCTCGGCGCGATCCGACCCCGGGCACCCCGGCCAATGAGGCCATGGACGAACATTACCGGCGCGTCCAGTACGCCAACGAGAACTTCTCCGGGTTCCAGGAGGGTTGGAAGACGGACATGGGCATGGTCTACATCGTCCTCGGCCCCCCGGACGACATCGAGCGCCACCCCTTCGACGTGGACAGCAAGCCTTACGAGATCTGGTACTACTACAGCATCAACCGGCAGTTCATCTTCGTGGACGAGAACGGTTTCGGCGAATACCGCCTGTACAACCCTTACGCTCTCTGGGATTGGCAGCGAATGCAGGAGTGA
- the rimO gene encoding 30S ribosomal protein S12 methylthiotransferase RimO, which produces MSLKIYLETLGCPKNQVDAEKLLGHLLGSGVRVVGRPEQADVLIVNTCAFIEPAREESIETILEMAALKSGGTRRLFVTGCLPQRFREGLRESLPEVDAFFSDLDPVRVADQVREILGLSAGCPERRKRYLLNSPHFAYLKLAEGCDNRCAYCSIPLIKGSYRSRSRDEIVQEARELAARGVRELNLVAQDTTYYGRDREERGALASLLEELAGIEGIEWIRLLYTHPAHLDEDVVAQIARLPKLCRYVDLPVQHASDRILQRMGRRTDQRRLRELVERLRGEVEGIVLRTTVLVGFPGETEEDFEQLLEFLTWARFERVGVFGYSREPGTRAARMRDQIPPEVVAMRVDTVSDLAQTLAQEWYESQVGRRLKVLIDDFDRETGEWVGRTEWDAPEIDGVVRVTGQARRGAFVECEIRDAAPFELMGVVTERYSVGAK; this is translated from the coding sequence ATGTCTTTGAAGATTTATCTGGAAACCCTCGGTTGTCCCAAGAATCAGGTCGACGCGGAGAAGCTCCTCGGGCATCTCCTCGGCTCGGGGGTCCGGGTTGTGGGCCGTCCGGAGCAGGCGGACGTCCTGATCGTCAATACCTGTGCCTTCATCGAGCCCGCGCGCGAGGAGTCCATAGAAACGATCCTCGAGATGGCCGCGTTAAAGAGTGGCGGCACAAGGCGGCTCTTTGTCACCGGTTGCCTCCCTCAGCGATTCCGGGAGGGGCTGAGGGAAAGTTTGCCGGAGGTCGACGCGTTTTTCAGCGACCTTGATCCGGTCCGCGTGGCCGATCAGGTGCGGGAGATCCTGGGCCTCAGCGCCGGATGCCCGGAGAGACGGAAGCGGTACCTGCTCAACTCCCCTCACTTTGCGTACCTGAAGCTGGCGGAGGGGTGCGACAATCGGTGCGCGTATTGTTCGATCCCCCTGATCAAGGGCAGCTACCGTAGCCGTTCGCGCGACGAGATTGTGCAGGAGGCCAGGGAACTGGCGGCCAGGGGCGTCCGGGAACTGAATCTCGTGGCCCAGGACACGACGTATTACGGACGGGACCGCGAGGAACGCGGCGCGCTGGCAAGCCTGCTGGAGGAGCTGGCCGGGATCGAAGGAATCGAGTGGATTCGGCTGTTGTACACCCACCCTGCCCATCTGGATGAGGACGTGGTGGCGCAGATCGCACGTCTTCCGAAGCTCTGCCGGTACGTGGACCTGCCCGTCCAGCATGCTTCGGACCGTATTCTGCAGCGCATGGGTCGACGTACGGATCAGCGTCGGCTCCGAGAGCTAGTGGAAAGGCTGCGGGGCGAGGTGGAGGGAATTGTCCTTCGCACCACGGTGTTGGTCGGTTTTCCCGGCGAAACGGAGGAAGATTTTGAGCAGCTGCTGGAGTTCTTGACCTGGGCTCGGTTTGAGAGGGTGGGTGTTTTCGGTTACTCGCGCGAACCGGGAACGCGCGCGGCACGGATGCGGGATCAGATCCCGCCTGAGGTCGTGGCCATGCGGGTGGACACCGTCTCCGACCTGGCACAAACCCTGGCCCAGGAGTGGTACGAGTCCCAGGTGGGCCGCCGTTTGAAGGTCTTGATCGATGACTTCGACAGGGAGACAGGCGAGTGGGTGGGCCGAACGGAGTGGGACGCGCCGGAGATCGACGGCGTAGTGCGCGTTACGGGGCAGGCTCGGAGGGGAGCCTTCGTGGAATGCGAGATCCGGGATGCAGCTCCGTTTGAGCTTATGGGCGTAGTCACCGAGCGTTATTCGGTAGGTGCAAAATGA
- a CDS encoding CDP-alcohol phosphatidyltransferase family protein, with the protein MLLTIPNLLSLLRLLLFPPTAWLAWQGGTACNAAAAGLLLLMALTDILDGYLARHLHQRSEAGRVLDPLADKICVGGLFLILALRGRLPWWLAGMVIGRDALILLAGAFLLGRYGRVTESNWFGKTTVGILVATLVVQLVELEALDSASLVLAALGLAVSTVAYGWRFVRILTGKESPPEPAPRPKSLASPTAVEPL; encoded by the coding sequence ATGCTCCTGACCATCCCCAATCTGCTCTCGTTGCTCCGGCTGTTGCTCTTCCCGCCCACCGCCTGGCTCGCGTGGCAGGGTGGAACAGCCTGTAACGCAGCGGCAGCGGGACTGCTGCTCCTGATGGCTCTCACCGACATCCTGGACGGCTATCTGGCGCGGCACCTCCACCAGAGGAGCGAGGCCGGTCGTGTTTTGGATCCCCTTGCAGACAAGATCTGCGTGGGCGGCCTGTTCCTGATCCTCGCGCTCCGAGGCAGGCTGCCGTGGTGGCTTGCCGGCATGGTGATCGGACGAGACGCGCTCATTCTGCTGGCCGGGGCTTTTCTGCTTGGCCGTTACGGGCGGGTCACCGAGTCAAACTGGTTCGGCAAGACCACCGTGGGTATCCTCGTTGCCACGCTCGTGGTTCAGCTCGTGGAACTGGAAGCTTTGGATTCCGCAAGCTTGGTCCTCGCCGCCCTCGGTCTGGCGGTAAGCACAGTGGCCTATGGTTGGCGTTTCGTCCGAATCCTGACGGGAAAGGAGTCGCCCCCGGAACCTGCGCCCCGACCTAAGAGCCTTGCTTCGCCGACGGCCGTGGAGCCTCTGTAG
- a CDS encoding NAD(P)/FAD-dependent oxidoreductase, with translation MDSYYDVVVVGAGPAGSTAARFAALGGAKVLLLEKDREVGVPVRCAEGVGDQGLRSVLEPREHWIAARIDAAELVAPDGTRVRVHYANGGYVLHRKLFDYDLAQMAAEAGAEVRTKAYVHGLLWEDGRVAGVRVSHLGEDREVRARIVIGADGVESRVGRWAGLNTVTRMHDMEACVQVTVSRADVEPNVCYFYFGKNVAPGGYAWVFPKGNGMANIGLGLSGDYTGIKKPIAYLRQFLESHFPKASVLTLVAGGVPCAATLRKIVADGLMLVGDAAHQANPISGGGIATALIAGRICGRVAAEAIREGDVSEKRLSKYAKEWHEVEGKTHERFYRIKEGVYRLSDEDLNRTAHLLSQLPPEEITVTRVFRTALFKQPRLLLEVAKVFVG, from the coding sequence ATGGACAGCTATTATGACGTGGTCGTTGTAGGAGCGGGGCCTGCAGGTTCCACTGCGGCGCGGTTTGCCGCGCTGGGTGGGGCCAAGGTCTTGCTCCTCGAGAAGGACCGGGAAGTGGGCGTGCCCGTGCGCTGTGCGGAGGGAGTGGGGGATCAGGGTTTGCGAAGCGTGCTGGAGCCGCGGGAGCACTGGATCGCCGCCCGCATCGACGCAGCGGAGCTGGTAGCTCCCGACGGGACGCGCGTGCGCGTGCACTACGCGAACGGCGGTTACGTGCTCCATCGAAAGCTATTCGATTACGACCTGGCCCAGATGGCCGCGGAGGCAGGAGCAGAGGTCCGCACAAAGGCCTACGTCCACGGTCTTCTCTGGGAGGATGGTCGGGTGGCAGGGGTGCGCGTTTCGCATCTGGGGGAAGACCGGGAGGTGCGAGCGCGCATCGTAATTGGAGCGGATGGCGTGGAGTCGCGAGTGGGCCGCTGGGCCGGCCTCAACACCGTAACGCGGATGCACGACATGGAAGCCTGCGTTCAGGTGACGGTGAGCCGCGCCGACGTGGAGCCCAACGTGTGCTACTTCTACTTCGGAAAAAACGTGGCCCCTGGGGGCTATGCCTGGGTTTTCCCAAAAGGCAATGGAATGGCCAACATTGGACTCGGCCTGTCGGGTGACTACACGGGAATCAAGAAGCCTATCGCGTACCTGCGCCAGTTTCTGGAAAGCCATTTCCCGAAGGCCTCGGTATTGACCCTCGTGGCGGGCGGTGTCCCGTGCGCGGCCACTTTGCGGAAGATTGTGGCCGACGGGCTCATGCTGGTAGGCGATGCGGCCCACCAGGCCAATCCGATCAGCGGCGGAGGCATTGCCACCGCCCTAATCGCGGGACGGATCTGTGGCCGTGTTGCCGCGGAGGCCATCCGGGAAGGCGACGTCAGCGAGAAGCGACTGTCGAAGTATGCCAAGGAATGGCACGAGGTGGAGGGTAAGACCCACGAGCGCTTCTACCGCATCAAGGAGGGCGTCTACCGCCTGTCCGACGAGGACCTGAACCGAACGGCCCATCTGTTGTCTCAGCTTCCCCCGGAGGAAATCACGGTCACTCGTGTGTTCCGTACGGCGCTCTTCAAACAGCCGCGCCTTCTGCTCGAAGTGGCCAAGGTGTTTGTAGGCTAA
- a CDS encoding 4Fe-4S binding protein has product MTGIVVRDDVCDLCGTCLGVCPTNCMELTETRLRIDTEQCILCELCVKICPVDALERRDGQLL; this is encoded by the coding sequence TTGACTGGCATTGTCGTTCGCGACGACGTGTGCGATCTCTGCGGGACCTGCCTCGGGGTATGCCCAACCAACTGTATGGAGCTGACGGAGACCCGTCTGCGCATCGACACGGAGCAGTGCATCTTGTGCGAACTTTGCGTCAAAATCTGCCCGGTGGACGCTCTGGAGCGGCGCGATGGACAGCTATTATGA
- a CDS encoding UbiA family prenyltransferase yields MGRTIRYLDYLFVLRPTLFFAVWTVFLCGLWAAKTFGQAKEPVAPGQVWQLALAISLTMGSVFVVNQLQDVETDLANDKLYLIARKEIPARHAQIEALLLLILGLLLAAGVSLLACALCFLLFAVGGFAYSFEPLAWKNHPLLGMAVNGLGALLIFASGWLAGGELQPRLLRFALPYVLAVLAVYLLTTIPDEPGDRQSGKVTFVIRYGLRATTLWAAMAVGASLLVGSVNRDPVIALPALGALPLFGLAAKRLGLGDIFRAIKFGILFQALAVCVVFPLFLVLLAIVFFGSKLYYRGRFGVDYPSFDS; encoded by the coding sequence ATGGGGCGGACCATCCGGTACCTGGACTACCTGTTCGTCTTGCGTCCCACCCTCTTTTTCGCGGTCTGGACCGTGTTCCTTTGCGGCTTGTGGGCCGCGAAAACCTTTGGCCAGGCGAAGGAACCCGTAGCACCAGGGCAGGTCTGGCAGCTTGCGCTGGCCATTTCCCTCACGATGGGAAGTGTCTTCGTCGTGAATCAGCTGCAGGACGTGGAGACCGATCTGGCCAACGACAAGCTTTACCTGATCGCGAGAAAGGAGATTCCGGCTCGCCACGCGCAGATCGAGGCCCTCCTGCTCCTGATTTTGGGTCTCCTTCTGGCCGCCGGCGTTAGCCTTCTGGCCTGTGCCCTCTGCTTCCTGCTCTTTGCCGTCGGCGGCTTTGCCTACAGCTTCGAGCCCCTGGCCTGGAAGAACCACCCCCTCCTCGGCATGGCTGTGAACGGTCTGGGGGCGTTGCTGATCTTCGCCTCCGGCTGGCTGGCGGGTGGGGAGCTGCAGCCCCGGTTACTCCGCTTCGCGCTACCGTACGTGCTGGCCGTGCTCGCCGTCTACCTGCTCACAACGATTCCGGACGAGCCCGGGGATCGCCAATCCGGGAAGGTGACGTTCGTGATTAGGTATGGCCTGCGCGCCACGACCTTGTGGGCGGCCATGGCCGTGGGAGCATCCCTCCTGGTAGGCAGCGTCAATCGCGATCCGGTCATTGCCCTACCGGCGCTGGGAGCTCTTCCCCTTTTCGGGCTGGCGGCGAAGCGCCTGGGGCTGGGCGATATTTTCCGAGCCATCAAATTCGGCATCCTGTTCCAGGCCCTGGCCGTTTGCGTGGTATTTCCCCTTTTCCTCGTACTCTTAGCCATTGTGTTTTTCGGCTCGAAGCTGTACTATCGGGGGCGCTTCGGCGTAGACTATCCAAGCTTTGACTCGTAA
- the purF gene encoding amidophosphoribosyltransferase yields MNIEDDKPKSNCGVVGIYGHREAARLAYLALFALQHRGQESAGIVTSTGSKMHRHVGMGLVADVFSDVRILEKLEGTIAIGHNRYSTTGSSLSINAQPLLVKCKEGPLALGHNGNFTNAGQLRRKLEQMGSIFQTSTDTEVVPHLIARSNAPTFIAKVLDAFTQVRGAYSMVMMTPKQLLAIRDPHGFRPLNLGRRMGTYVLASETCAFDLIGAQYIREIEPGELLVIDEDGPRSYRLPVEAERRACIFEYVYFSRPDSVIFSENVDKCRRKLGKNLALEQPADADIVISVPDSSNTAALGYARRTGIKFEIGLIRNHYIGRTFIHPSQTLRDFSVRVKFNPVRGVLEGRRVVVVEDSIVRGTTLRQLVGMLRRAGAREVHVRVASPPIISPCYYGMDFPTKQELIAANMTVEEIREFIGADSLAYLSVEGLLGAVPHDKGGYCTACFTGEYPVPPEAGIDKYQLEVSAEEV; encoded by the coding sequence ATGAACATCGAAGACGATAAGCCGAAGTCAAACTGCGGCGTGGTGGGGATCTACGGCCATCGGGAGGCAGCCCGCCTCGCCTACCTGGCTCTTTTCGCGCTCCAGCACCGGGGCCAGGAGAGCGCGGGGATCGTGACCAGCACCGGCTCGAAGATGCACCGCCATGTGGGAATGGGGCTGGTGGCCGACGTCTTCTCCGACGTGCGGATCCTGGAAAAGCTGGAGGGCACGATCGCCATCGGGCACAATCGGTACTCCACGACGGGCTCTAGCCTCAGCATCAATGCCCAGCCTCTGCTGGTGAAATGCAAGGAGGGCCCCCTGGCCCTGGGTCACAACGGGAACTTTACGAACGCTGGGCAGCTGCGGCGCAAGCTGGAGCAGATGGGTTCCATTTTCCAGACCTCCACGGACACGGAGGTGGTGCCGCACCTCATCGCACGCTCCAACGCCCCGACCTTCATCGCGAAGGTCCTCGACGCCTTTACGCAGGTGCGAGGGGCCTACTCCATGGTCATGATGACCCCGAAGCAGCTCCTCGCAATTCGGGATCCCCACGGATTCCGTCCCCTGAATCTCGGCCGCCGAATGGGAACCTACGTGCTGGCCTCCGAGACGTGCGCGTTCGACCTCATCGGTGCGCAGTACATCCGGGAGATCGAGCCGGGCGAACTTCTGGTCATCGATGAGGATGGGCCCCGCAGCTACCGGTTGCCTGTGGAGGCCGAGCGCCGGGCCTGCATCTTTGAGTACGTCTACTTCTCGCGACCGGATAGCGTCATCTTTTCCGAGAACGTGGACAAGTGTCGGCGGAAGCTGGGCAAGAATCTCGCCCTGGAGCAACCCGCCGATGCCGACATCGTGATCTCGGTCCCGGACAGCTCGAACACGGCCGCCCTGGGCTACGCCCGCCGCACGGGGATCAAGTTCGAGATCGGCCTGATCCGCAATCATTATATTGGGCGTACCTTCATTCACCCCTCGCAGACCCTGCGCGACTTCAGCGTGCGCGTGAAGTTCAACCCTGTGCGGGGTGTTCTGGAAGGAAGGCGAGTGGTAGTAGTGGAGGACTCCATTGTGCGCGGCACCACCCTGCGGCAATTGGTGGGGATGTTGCGGAGAGCCGGGGCACGCGAGGTGCACGTACGGGTCGCCTCCCCACCGATTATCTCGCCCTGCTACTACGGAATGGACTTCCCCACCAAGCAAGAGCTGATCGCGGCAAACATGACGGTAGAGGAGATCCGCGAGTTCATCGGGGCGGATTCCCTGGCCTACCTTTCGGTGGAGGGTCTCCTGGGCGCGGTTCCCCACGATAAGGGCGGCTACTGTACCGCCTGCTTCACGGGCGAGTACCCTGTTCCTCCGGAGGCGGGAATCGATAAGTACCAGCTGGAGGTGAGCGCCGAGGAGGTCTGA
- a CDS encoding VanZ family protein, translated as MWAVGDSLGQRRGRDTWLGADKGAHFTASAFLAAFSYYFARRERDWRNRPSQEFALSVSLLAGIAKEMWDWLGRRGQPSWKDLTADVAGIALGIALTQVPDGTILEGDR; from the coding sequence GTGTGGGCCGTCGGGGACTCCCTCGGGCAGAGACGAGGTCGAGATACGTGGCTCGGCGCGGACAAAGGAGCCCACTTCACGGCAAGCGCCTTTCTTGCGGCTTTCTCCTACTACTTCGCCAGGCGGGAGCGCGACTGGAGGAACAGACCCTCACAGGAGTTCGCGCTCTCAGTGTCCCTTCTGGCCGGTATCGCGAAGGAGATGTGGGACTGGTTAGGGCGGAGGGGCCAGCCCAGCTGGAAGGACCTGACTGCCGATGTGGCGGGAATAGCTTTGGGAATCGCCCTCACACAGGTACCCGATGGAACGATTCTGGAGGGAGACCGTTGA
- a CDS encoding HD domain-containing protein has translation MTRQEAYELAKSRFTNPNLFKHVLAVEAVMRGLAERLGEDPQRWGLAGLLHDLDYEETKDTPDRHTLLTEQILRERGFADEEVLHAIKAHNNRVPRQTRMDKAIYATDPVTGLIVAATLMHPTKKLANIDVPFILRRFKEKRFAAGANRDQIRSCEELGLTLEEFLDIALNAMRGISDELGL, from the coding sequence GTGACACGACAAGAGGCCTACGAACTGGCGAAATCCCGCTTCACAAACCCGAATCTGTTCAAGCATGTGCTGGCGGTGGAGGCGGTAATGCGCGGCCTTGCGGAGCGCCTGGGGGAAGATCCCCAGAGATGGGGTCTGGCCGGGCTCCTTCACGATCTGGATTACGAGGAGACGAAGGACACCCCGGATCGCCACACGCTGCTGACGGAGCAGATCCTGCGTGAACGCGGCTTTGCGGATGAGGAAGTACTGCACGCCATCAAGGCGCACAACAACCGCGTGCCTCGACAGACCAGGATGGACAAGGCCATCTACGCCACAGACCCCGTGACGGGGTTGATCGTGGCGGCCACGCTGATGCACCCCACAAAGAAGCTGGCCAACATCGACGTCCCCTTTATCCTTCGGCGCTTCAAAGAAAAGCGCTTTGCCGCCGGCGCAAACCGCGACCAGATTCGCTCGTGCGAGGAACTGGGCTTGACCCTCGAGGAGTTCCTCGATATCGCCCTGAATGCCATGCGGGGAATCAGTGATGAACTGGGGCTCTGA
- a CDS encoding sodium-dependent transporter encodes MGRSDTDAVKRGTWGSRIGFLLAAAGSAVGLGNIWRFPYVTGENGGAIFVLIYAGFVLLFGIPVMIAELSIGRHTQRNAIGAFKALAPGSSWKLVGVLGVATGVGILSFYSVVAGWTVGYLAQALVRGFGGFTSASQSEVAFLRMIGNPWIACLLLAFFIGATMYVVAGGVAEGIEKWSKILMPALFCILVLLALYALTLDGASRGLQFYLRPDLSKVRAATFAKALGQALFSLSLGMGAMITYGSYLPSRENLPVSAAYVALFDTLVAFLAGLVIFPTLFSMGMDPAGGPGLVFVVLPTIFGRMFLGRLFGVLFFVLLGLAALTSTISLLEVAVAYLVDEKAWPRQRAVLVTGLVSFVLGIPSALSQGAVPALSSLPWLRIGFLDLMNALFGNYALTIGSLLIALFVGYRWGTHKALAEIGREATRFRYGALWAALIRYLCPIAVAAILAYIVVTGQYF; translated from the coding sequence ATGGGTCGCTCGGACACGGATGCGGTGAAGCGAGGCACCTGGGGTTCGCGGATCGGCTTCCTCCTGGCAGCGGCCGGCTCGGCGGTCGGGCTGGGAAATATCTGGCGCTTCCCGTACGTGACGGGGGAGAATGGGGGAGCGATCTTCGTGCTCATCTACGCGGGCTTCGTGCTGTTGTTCGGGATTCCCGTTATGATTGCCGAGCTGAGCATAGGACGGCATACGCAGCGGAACGCCATTGGAGCCTTCAAGGCCCTGGCTCCGGGATCCTCGTGGAAACTGGTCGGGGTCCTGGGGGTGGCGACCGGTGTGGGGATCCTGTCGTTCTACTCGGTGGTGGCTGGTTGGACAGTGGGATATCTTGCTCAGGCATTGGTGCGCGGCTTCGGCGGCTTCACTTCCGCCTCTCAGTCGGAAGTCGCCTTCCTGAGGATGATCGGCAATCCCTGGATTGCCTGCTTGCTCCTTGCGTTCTTCATCGGGGCGACCATGTACGTGGTGGCCGGCGGGGTAGCAGAAGGGATCGAGAAGTGGTCGAAAATCCTCATGCCGGCCCTTTTCTGCATTCTGGTTCTTCTGGCCCTTTACGCCCTCACGCTCGACGGCGCTAGTAGAGGCTTGCAGTTTTATCTGCGGCCGGATCTGAGCAAGGTTCGTGCTGCGACGTTTGCTAAGGCTCTGGGCCAGGCCCTTTTCTCCTTGAGTCTGGGCATGGGGGCCATGATCACCTACGGGAGTTACCTTCCCAGTCGCGAAAACCTGCCGGTTTCGGCAGCCTATGTGGCGCTCTTCGACACACTGGTGGCTTTTCTGGCGGGCCTGGTCATCTTCCCCACCCTCTTTTCCATGGGCATGGATCCTGCCGGGGGCCCTGGCTTGGTCTTCGTCGTCTTGCCCACCATATTTGGCAGAATGTTCCTGGGCCGGCTTTTCGGTGTGCTTTTCTTCGTGCTCCTTGGCCTTGCTGCGCTCACTTCCACAATCTCGCTGCTGGAGGTGGCCGTGGCCTACCTGGTCGATGAGAAGGCCTGGCCGCGCCAGCGTGCGGTTCTGGTGACGGGGCTTGTGTCGTTTGTCTTGGGCATCCCCTCGGCCCTTTCCCAGGGCGCTGTGCCGGCCCTTTCCTCCCTGCCTTGGCTTCGGATCGGTTTTCTGGACCTGATGAACGCCCTGTTCGGCAATTACGCCCTCACGATTGGATCTCTTCTTATCGCCCTGTTCGTCGGGTATCGCTGGGGGACTCACAAGGCTCTGGCGGAGATCGGCCGCGAGGCAACGCGCTTTCGCTACGGTGCACTGTGGGCTGCGCTGATCCGCTATCTGTGTCCCATAGCCGTGGCAGCCATCCTGGCGTACATTGTAGTGACGGGGCAGTACTTCTAA
- a CDS encoding DUF5683 domain-containing protein — MSVEAERSGKAGDDAKMLNTKKLAIGWRGAVCAAMVLCVAGVSRGQTKASGRDTARGPDPTGAMLRSWILPGWGQWYNGRKTKAAVVFVAEVGLAGYALWQDHLASQSATAEERLAREDRRNAALWWLAGVVLLSGLEAYVDAHLAGFDVAPNLSVEARAGPAVGLSVRF, encoded by the coding sequence ATGTCCGTCGAAGCTGAGCGCTCAGGAAAGGCCGGCGACGACGCGAAGATGTTGAACACGAAAAAGCTGGCGATCGGTTGGAGAGGGGCTGTCTGCGCGGCGATGGTGCTCTGCGTCGCCGGCGTGTCCCGTGGGCAAACCAAGGCTTCCGGCAGGGACACGGCGCGTGGTCCGGACCCCACGGGCGCGATGTTGCGCTCGTGGATCCTGCCCGGTTGGGGCCAGTGGTACAACGGGCGTAAGACCAAGGCGGCCGTCGTGTTCGTCGCGGAGGTCGGCCTGGCTGGGTACGCTTTGTGGCAGGATCACCTGGCCTCCCAAAGCGCCACTGCGGAGGAGCGCCTGGCGAGAGAGGATCGAAGGAATGCGGCCCTCTGGTGGCTGGCGGGAGTGGTCCTGCTATCGGGGCTGGAGGCCTACGTGGACGCTCATCTTGCCGGTTTCGACGTGGCTCCGAATCTGTCCGTGGAGGCCAGAGCAGGTCCGGCGGTGGGGTTATCCGTGCGATTCTGA
- a CDS encoding RidA family protein: MPKKMVRTDKAPAAIGPYSQGMIAQGKLLFVSGQIPLDPQTGDITGDNIEAQTRRVLENVRAIVEAAGGTLAHVVKTTVYLRDLQDFAKMNQVYAEYFGQNPPARATVQVAALPRGALVEIEAIAVLD; this comes from the coding sequence ATGCCTAAAAAGATGGTTCGCACGGACAAAGCGCCGGCTGCGATCGGGCCGTATAGCCAGGGTATGATCGCGCAAGGGAAACTGCTCTTCGTTTCCGGTCAGATCCCCCTGGATCCGCAAACGGGAGACATAACGGGCGACAACATCGAGGCGCAAACCCGAAGGGTCCTGGAAAACGTCCGCGCGATTGTCGAGGCCGCGGGTGGCACCCTGGCGCACGTGGTCAAGACTACCGTGTACCTGCGGGATCTGCAGGACTTTGCGAAGATGAATCAGGTTTACGCGGAGTACTTCGGGCAGAACCCGCCTGCGCGCGCCACTGTGCAGGTGGCGGCTTTGCCCAGGGGGGCACTGGTGGAAATCGAGGCCATTGCCGTCCTCGATTGA